A window of the Brassica oleracea var. oleracea cultivar TO1000 chromosome C1, BOL, whole genome shotgun sequence genome harbors these coding sequences:
- the LOC106303054 gene encoding protein MID1-COMPLEMENTING ACTIVITY 1 → MSHSWDGLGEIASVAQLTGLDAVKLIGLIVKAANTAWMHKKNCRQFAQHLKLIGNLLEQLKISEMKKYPETREPLEGLEDALRRSYILVNSCRDRSYLYLLAMGWNIVYQFRKAQDEIDRFLKIIPLITLVDNARVRERLEYIDRDQFEYTLDEEDRHVQDVILKQESTREAASVLKKTLSCSYPNLRFCDALKTENEKLQLELQRSQEHYDVAQCEVIQRLIGVTQTVAEVDGGSEKELSKKASNKKADRSVSHKMEYSYEEDPPMKSTSRAASRSTSSVTSGHDMLSRRASLHHEEWHTDLLACCSEPSLCLKTFFFPCGTLAKIATAATNRHISSAEACNELMAYSLILSCCCYTCCVRRKLRKTLNITGGFIDDFLSHLMCCCCALVQELREVEIRGAYGTEKTKISPPSSQFMEH, encoded by the exons ATGTCACACTCATGGGATGGACTCGGGGAGATAGCGTCAGTAGCTCAGCTCACGGGCCTAGACGCAGTCAAGCTCATAGGCCTCATAGTCAAAGCCGCGAACACCGCGTGGATGCACAAGAAGAACTGCCGCCAGTTCGCTCAGCACCTCAAACTCATCGGCAACTTGCTCGAACAGCTCAAGATCTCGGAGATGAAGAAGTATCCAGAGACTCGCGAGCCTCTCGAAGGGCTCGAGGATGCTCTGAGGAGGTCTTACATTTTGGTTAACAGTTGTCGTGACAGGAGCTATCTTTACCTGTTGGCTATGGGATGGAACATTGTTTATCAGTTCAGGAAAGCTCAGGACGAGATTGATCGTTTTCTCAAGATCATACCACTCATCACTTTGGTTGATAACGCTCGTGTTAGG GAGAGGTTAGAGTACATTGACCGTGATCAGTTCGAGTACACTCTCGATGAAGAGGATAGACACGTGCAAGATGTTATTTTGAAACAAGAATCCACCAGAGAAGCGGCTTCCGTGCTCAAGAAGACTCTCTCTTGCTCGTACCCTAACTTGCGTTTCTGTGATGCTCTCAAAACCGAAAACGAGAAGCTGCAGCTCGAGCTTCAGCGTTCTCAGGAGCATTATGATGTGGCTCAGTGTGAAGTCATTCAGCGTTTGATTGGTGTGACTCAAACTGTTGCTGAGGTTGATGGCGGCTCTGAGAAGGAGCTGTCCAAGAAAGCTTCTAATAAAAAGGCTGACCGTAGTGTAAGCCATAAGATGGAGTATTCGTATGAGGAAGATCCTCCCATGAAAAGCACTAGTCGTGCAGCTTCAAG ATCCACTTCTTCTGTTACATCAGGACATGATATGCTTTCACGAAGAGCATCACTACACCATGAAGAATGGCACACTGATTTACTAGCTTGTTGCTCGGAACCTTCTCTTT GCTTGAAGACATTTTTTTTCCCGTGTGGTACTTTGGCAAAGATTGCCACTGCAGCAACTAACAGACACATCT CTTCAGCTGAAGCATGTAATGAGCTAATGGCATATTCTTTGATACTTTCTTGTTGCTGCTACACTTGTTGTGTAAGGAGGAAACTCCGGAAAACACTCAACATTACG GGAGGGTTCATTGACGATTTTCTATCTCATTTGATGTGTTGTTGCTGTGCTCTTGTCCAAGAACTGCGAGAAGTTGAGATTCGTGGGGCTTATG GTACGGAGAAGACGAAAATAAGTCCACCTTCGTCGCAGTTCATGGAACATTGA